The following coding sequences lie in one Candidatus Zixiibacteriota bacterium genomic window:
- a CDS encoding energy-coupling factor transporter transmembrane protein EcfT encodes MWQQLDPHTKLAAILTIAIIASASLTAAVLGVTTLALLALWSVARAPLAAFKRLLPAMALFMLFTLALNLLFHRDSNPLAYDIFGLTIYHSALVKGALYCGRIAILCALAIFFAHSLRQEEFAELVWRLLQPLGRVGLPVQAFGMALALAIRFIPEIERQYQRVKTAQIVRGADFGGNPVARVRRYVPILAPVMVGALRRSSILADALAVRGWELRPRTFYREYRFGWPDGLFLCLTALLILLTVVLSR; translated from the coding sequence ATGTGGCAGCAACTTGATCCTCATACTAAACTGGCGGCAATCCTGACCATCGCGATTATCGCCAGTGCCAGTCTCACAGCGGCCGTCCTGGGTGTGACCACGCTGGCCCTGCTGGCACTCTGGTCGGTCGCGCGCGCACCGTTGGCCGCCTTCAAACGCCTCCTGCCCGCCATGGCGCTGTTCATGCTCTTCACGCTGGCCTTAAATCTGCTCTTTCACCGGGATTCCAACCCGCTCGCGTACGATATCTTCGGGCTGACTATCTATCACAGCGCTCTGGTCAAAGGTGCGCTCTACTGCGGGCGCATCGCCATTCTCTGTGCGCTTGCGATTTTCTTTGCCCACTCACTCCGGCAGGAAGAATTCGCCGAGTTGGTGTGGCGCTTGCTGCAACCGCTCGGACGAGTGGGCCTGCCGGTTCAGGCCTTCGGCATGGCGTTGGCACTGGCGATCCGCTTCATCCCGGAAATCGAACGCCAGTACCAACGCGTCAAAACCGCGCAGATCGTCCGCGGCGCCGACTTTGGCGGCAATCCCGTCGCCCGCGTGCGCCGCTATGTGCCGATTCTGGCGCCCGTGATGGTCGGCGCCCTGCGTCGTTCGTCGATCCTGGCGGATGCCCTCGCCGTTCGCGGCTGGGAACTCCGGCCGCGGACGTTCTACCGCGAATATCGTTTCGGCTGGCCCGACGGCTTGTTCCTGTGTCTCACAGCCCTGCTGATCCTGCTGACGGTGGTGCTCAGCCGGTGA
- the truA gene encoding tRNA pseudouridine(38-40) synthase TruA — protein MKNILLNMQFVGTGYAGWQRQKNAVSIQQLIEDALMQVIGTPHVITGCSRTDAGVHAEEFIANFLTDSTIPAVRFAPALQSKLPPDVLVTGSREVDLDFNARRNSYEKTYRYQVVLGRSPFCNDRWWQLGEDPDLDILRRCAAMIAGTHDFSGFCVLRSRKSDNRCSIKQATWRRSGRRLYFKVTGDRFLHHMVRFLVGAQIEVALGKLTPEQFRQIIEHPDRRRAKFPAPPDGLYLEKVKYR, from the coding sequence GTGAAGAACATCCTCCTGAATATGCAGTTCGTCGGCACCGGTTACGCCGGCTGGCAACGGCAGAAAAACGCCGTGTCGATCCAGCAGTTGATTGAGGATGCGCTGATGCAGGTCATCGGCACGCCCCACGTCATTACCGGTTGCAGCCGTACCGATGCCGGTGTCCACGCCGAGGAATTCATCGCCAACTTTCTCACCGACTCGACCATTCCAGCCGTGCGCTTCGCGCCGGCCCTGCAATCGAAGCTGCCGCCGGACGTCCTCGTCACGGGTTCGCGCGAAGTCGACCTCGACTTCAACGCGCGCCGCAACAGCTATGAAAAAACGTATCGCTATCAGGTCGTTCTGGGCCGCTCCCCCTTTTGCAACGATCGTTGGTGGCAGCTCGGCGAAGACCCCGATCTGGACATCTTGCGCCGCTGCGCTGCCATGATTGCGGGAACCCATGATTTCTCCGGTTTCTGCGTTCTGCGTTCACGCAAGTCCGATAACCGCTGTTCGATCAAACAAGCGACTTGGCGGCGCAGCGGTCGACGACTATATTTCAAGGTTACCGGTGACCGGTTCTTGCATCACATGGTGCGATTTCTGGTCGGGGCGCAAATCGAAGTGGCGTTGGGGAAGTTGACACCGGAACAGTTCCGGCAAATCATCGAACATCCCGACCGCCGCCGCGCCAAATTCCCGGCGCCACCGGACGGGTTGTACTTGGAAAAAGTAAAATATCGATAG